Proteins from one Oryza sativa Japonica Group chromosome 12, ASM3414082v1 genomic window:
- the LOC4351723 gene encoding translocase of chloroplast 90, chloroplastic, whose protein sequence is MMSFRDWISYRLGSSVLSARPFSLSAHHDGAAAQPGGDGDGVMQNEIVETVSANRFPSNDIRASDSEVTSSPSYEPDHDSTKSDPLKHVEALQIKFLRLVHRTGVPPTTDVVAQVLYRLHLANLIKAGESDSKRTNLAINKARVIAAEQEAPGGPDLDLPLRILLLGKTGVGKSATINSIFDEPKVATNALAPATERIRRIDGTIKGIRVTVIDTPGLLPHYHRQRKNRKILHAVKRFIKRSPPDIVLYFERLDHINSRYCEYPLLKLITDILGSSMWFNTVLVMTHCSSSPPEGPDGYPLEYDSYARYCKNVVQRHIQVAASNTQMENPVVLVDNHPMCRRNTKGERVLPNGKVWVSELLLLCGATKLLAEANSLLKFQDSFLLSQANTRLPSLPHLLSSLLKPNPSSRSEDVGIDMTEVSDDEDESDQLPPFRVLKKSEYEKLSKEQRSAYLDELDYRETLYLKKQWKEGIRRQKLVEAQNVDASNAVGDDYEESVSPEVVHMSDMEIPSSFDSDYPVHRYRYLITDDMVFRPVLDPQGWDHDIGFDGINFEVSQDLEKNTTASIAGQMRKDKEDLYIQSECSVSYSGKNGRSLIGSMNMQTANKDLVCTVNGDARFHNLPWNTTGGGISITKFGSKYFTGAKLEDSITVGRRVQLVGNAGRMVGCGQVAHGGGLEMTFRGKDYPVREESITVAATALSFEKETVISTNLQSDFRMGRGSKVSVSANLNSRNLGRFCVKTSTSDHSEIALVAAVTLFQFFLRRRTASTDKGEQQFEFDTYSDE, encoded by the exons ATGATGAGCTTCAGGGACTGGATCTCGTACCGGCTCGGCTCGTCGGTGCTGTCGGCGAGGCCCTTCTCGCTCTCCGCCCaccacgacggcgccgccgcccagcccGGGGGCGATGGGGATG GCGTGATGCAAAATGAGATTGTAGAAACTGTGTCTGCCAATAGATTTCCATCTAATGATATCCGCGCATCAGATTCAGAGGTCACATCCAGTCCATCTTATGAACCAGATCATGATAGCACAAAGTCAGATCCACTAAAGCATGTTGAGGCTCTTCAAATTAAGTTCCTGCGGCTTGTGCACAGAACTGGAGTGCCTCCCACTACTGATGTTGTCGCACAGGTACTGTACAGATTGCACCTTGCCAACTTGATTAAAGCTGGCGAATCAGATTCCAAGAGAACCAACCTTGCTATCAACAAAGCCAGAGTTATAGCAGCAGAGCAAGAAGCACCAGGTGGACCTGATTTGGACCTGCCCTTGCGAATTCTTCTACTTGGAAAGACTGGTGTGGGAAAGAGTGCCACGATAAACTCCATTTTTGATGAACCAAAGGTTGCTACCAATGCATTAGCTCCTGCTACTGAAAGGATAAGGAGGATTGATGGAACAATCAAAGGAATAAGAGTTACAGTTATCGACACACCTGGTTTGTTGCCTCATTACCATAGACAGAGGAAGAACAGGAAGATTTTACATGCTGTCAAGCGCTTCATTAAAAGATCACCACCTGACATCGTCTTGTACTTCGAGCGACTCGACCATATTAACAGTAGATACTGTGAATACCCGCTGTTGAAGCTCATAACTGATATCTTGGGTTCTTCGATGTGGTTCAACACTGTCCTTGTGATGACTCACTGCTCTTCATCTCCTCCTGAAGGACCAGATGGTTATCCTCTGGAATATGACTCCTATGCCCGTTATTGCAAGAATGTGGTGCAGCGTCATATCCAGGTGGCTGCTTCTAACACACAGATGGAGAACCCTGTAGTTCTTGTTGACAATCATCCAATGTGCCGACGGAACACCAAAGGTGAAAGAGTTTTACCTAATGGGAAGGTATGGGTATCAGAACTTTTACTGCTATGTGGGGCGACCAAGTTGTTGGCAGAAGCAAATTCCTTGCTTAAGTTCCAAGATAGCTTCCTTCTGTCACAAGCAAATACCAGACTGCCTTCACTGCCTCATCTTCTTTCATCACTCCTTAAACCTAATCCATCATCAAGATCAGAAGATGTTGGCATTGACATGACCGAAGTGTCAGATGATGAGGATGAATCTGATCAGCTACCGCCATTCCGTGTTCTGAAGAAATCTGAATATGAAAAATTGTCAAAAGAACAGAGATCTGCATATCTTGATGAACTAGACTATCGTGAAACTCTGTACCTAAAGAAACAGTGGAAGGAGGGAATTAGGAGGCAAAAGCTTGTTGAAGCTCAAAATGTTGATGCATCAAATGCTGTTGGTGATGATTACGAAGAAAGCGTGTCCCCAGAGGTTGTGCACATGTCAGATATGGAAATTCCGTCAAGTTTTGACTCTGATTATCCAGTCCATCGCTACCGTTACCTTATTACTGATGATATGGTGTTCAGACCAGTTTTAGATCCACAAGGATGGGACCATGATATTGGATTTGATGGGATCAATTTTGAAGTATCTCAAGATTTAGAAAAGAATACCACTGCATCAATTGCGGGGCAGATGAGAAAGGACAAAGAAGACCTGTATATCCAATCAGAATGTTCAGTAAGCTACAGCGGTAAGAATGGCCGCTCCTTGATAGGGAGCATGAATATGCAAACAGCAAATAAGGATCTGGTCTGTACTGTCAATGGGGATGCCAGGTTCCACAATTTGCCCTGGAACACTACTGGAGGAGGCATTTCCATTACTAAATTCGGTAGCAAGTATTTTACTGGTGCCAAATTAGAGGATTCCATCACTGTCGGGCGACGAGTTCAGTTGGTCGGCAATGCTGGGAGGATGGTTGGCTGCGGGCAAGTGGCACATGGAGGTGGCCTGGAAATGACATTCAGGGGGAAAGATTACCCTGTGAGGGAAGAGAGCATCACAGTCGCAGCCACCGCTCTGTCGTTCGAGAAGGAGACTGTAATCAGCACCAATCTTCAGTCAGActtccgaatgggccgcggaTCGAAAGTCTCAGTCAGCGCTAACCTAAACAGCAGGAACCTAGGCCGCTTCTGCGTCAAGACTAGCACTTCAGACCATTCTGAGATAGCCCTGGTAGCTGCGGTTACACTGTTCCAGTTCTTTCTCAGGAGAAGGACAGCATCAACTGATAAAGGTGAGCAACAGTTTGAGTTTGACACTTACTCAGATGAGTAA
- the LOC4351721 gene encoding phosphoribosylamine--glycine ligase isoform X2, translating to MACAASSVKGSLNVGGAKAFSNNLFRDYLKSSVSYPVSEISSPIRAQHVAYGSNLIVRGSKSRDFSSKLASTNGSSKISERVTVLVIGGGGREHALCYALERSPSCDAVFCAPGNSGIAQSGDATCIPDLDISNSDAVISFCRNWGVGLVVVGPEAPLVAGLANELVKAGIPTFGPSSEAAALEGSKDFMKKLCDKYHIPTAKYQSFTDPSDAKKYVEEQGAPIVVKADGLAAGKGVVVAMTLEKAFEAIDSMLVEGSFGSAGSRVIVEEYLEGEEVSFFALVDGETALPLESAQDHKRVGDGDVGPNTGGMGAYSPAPIVTEKLKCKVMESIIVPTVKGMATEGCKFVGVLYAGIMIEKKSGLPKLIEYNVRFGDPECQVLMMRLQSDLAQVLLAACRGELGSVSLTWSPELATVVVMASEGYPGVYKKGTVIKNIDEAEQVSPAVKIFHAGTALDRDGNFVAAGGRVLGVTAKGKDIEEARAKAYDALDVVDWPEGFFRHDIGWRAQKYRRMVAH from the exons ATGGCATGTGCTGCTTCGAGTGTAAAAGGTTCTCTCAACGTTGGAGGAGCTAAGGCATTCAGCAATAATTTGTTTCGTGATTACTTGAAATCTTCGGTGTCTTATCCCGTTTCAGAGATTTCTTCTCCCATCAGAGCGCAACATGTAGCATATGGTTCGAATCTCATTGTTAGGGGTTCTAAGAGCAGGGACTTTAGCTCGAAGCTCGCATCGACAAACGGCAGCTCGAAGATTTCTG AGAGGGTAACTGTATTGGTCATtggtggaggaggaagggagcatGCTCTTTGTTATGCCTTGGAGCGCTCTCCATCCTGTGATGCAGTCTTCTGTGCCCCTGGTAACTCTGGCATTGCTCAATCTGGAGATGCTACATGTATACCGGACCTGGACATATCGAACAGCGACGCGGTCATCTCGTTCTGTCGCAACTGGGGAGTCGGGTTGGTTGTAGTTGGGCCTGAAGCACCCCTTGTTGCTGGCCTTGCAAATGAGCTTGTCAAAGCTGGGATACCTACTTTTGGTCCTTCATCAGAGGCTGCAGCGTTAGAAGGGTCAAAAGACTTCATGAAGAAGTTGTGTGATAAGTACCACATTCCCACCGCAAAG TACCAATCTTTCACAGATCCTTCAGATGCTAAGAAATATGTTGAGGAGCAAGGAGCCCCTATTGTTGTTAAAGCCGATGGATTGGCAGCTGGGAAAGGTGTAGTTGTTGCTATGACTTTGGAAAAGGCATTTGAAGCAATAGACTCTATGCTGGTTGAAGGTTCATTCGGTTCTGCTGGGTCACGGGTAATAGTTGAAGAATATTTAGAGGGGGAGGAGGTTTCTTTCTTTGCTCTAGTGGATGGAGAAACTGCTTTGCCTCTTGAATCAGCCCAGGACCATAAAAGAGTTGGTGATGGCGATGTTGGTCCAAATACAGGTGGTATGGGTGCATACTCCCCTGCACCAATAGTGACGGAAAAACTCAAGTGCAAAGTGATGGAGAGCATCATTGTCCCGACTGTTAAAGGTATGGCAACTGAAGGATGCAAGTTCGTCGGTGTGTTGTATGCTGGGATCATGATTGAGAAGAAATCGGGACTGCCAAAGCTTATTGAATACAATGTGCGATTTGGTGATCCAGAATGTCAG GTTCTGATGATGCGGTTACAATCCGACCTCGCACAGGTCTTGCTTGCTGCATGTAGGGGAGAACTGGGGTCAGTCTCACTAACCTGGTCGCCTGAATTGGCAACTGTGGTTGTGATGGCAAGTGAAGGTTACCCTGGTGTTTACAAGAAGGGGACAGTAATAAAAAATATCGATGAAGCTGAGCAGGTCTCTCCTGCAGTTAAGATCTTTCATGCTGGAACTGCCCTAGATCGAGATGGAAACTTCGTCGCGGCAGGAGGCCGTGTTCTTGGTGTAACCGCGAAAGGTAAGGACATTGAGGAAGCAAGGGCAAAAGCATATGACGCTCTCGACGTTGTCGACTGGCCAGAAGGATTTTTCAGGCATGACATTGGTTGGAGAGCACAGAAATATCGGCGCATGGTTGCACACTGA
- the LOC4351724 gene encoding protein SUPPRESSOR OF GENE SILENCING 3 homolog produces MASAGDRRGGGGPPGSGDDSGGGWETVEKRVKKPAQQVGKGQWGQWNSPNAAPAPTAPRSGSGAFHHSGNTLVRHSDRRPARGTPRPPPQNRSIEAELQAPHGVVTAPLANGWQWGARSCPPGTESKEGGLPLSGCDPETDNAEGYDTSDDDNDDDMSDDLSDDYDSDASEKSFETRKNHKLFKGFFEVLEALSVEQLNEPTRQWHCPACKNGPGAIDWYKGLQPLMTHAKTKGSIKVKRHRELASLLEEELSRRGTSVVPSGEQFRKWKGLRESTDREIVWPPMVVVMNTVLEQDEDDKWKGMGNQELIDYFSEYAASKARHAYGPNGHRGMSVLIFDSSAVGYMEAERLHDHFVRQRTDRNTWNSAHKVTFLPGGKRQLYGFLATKDDMETFNRHCHGKSRLKYEMRSYNEMVVTQMKQMSEDNQQLNYLKNKMVKKEQHSKLVEDTLSVVTQKLRETMEENTIVRNKAKEKHLEYEKEMKYQEEFFHDQIEKIHKATEEKEIKFEKLLQEERAKARQSDVDSGSTEDRRQRKEKIQNFIDCQVKDVEEFEAERDKLIKLHEEKKVKLKKEYLAKEFELEKELDTALTSLMDKHKPDIFKSSTSPST; encoded by the exons GGGGTGGTTGGGAGACTGTTGAGAAGAGGGTAAAGAAACCAGCGCAACAAGTTGGGAAGGGGCAATGGGGACAATGGAATTCTCCAAATGCTGCACCTGCACCTACTGCACCACGGAGTGGCTCTGGAGCTTTTCATCATTCTGGAAACACTTTGGTTCGACATTCTGATCGTAGGCCAGCAAGAGGCACTCCTAGGCCACCACCACAAAACAGGTCTATAGAGGCAGAACTGCAAGCACCGCACGGAGTTGTGACTGCACCTCTGGCAAATGGTTGGCAGTGGGGAGCCAGGTCTTGCCCACCTGGTACTGAAAGCAAGGAGGGTGGTCTTCCTTTGTCTGGTTGTGATCCTGAAACAGACAATGCTGAAGGTTATGACACATCGGACgatgataatgatgatgatatGAGTGACGATTTGAGTGATGACTATGATTCTGATGCAAGTGAGAAAAGTTTTGAGACTCGGAAAAATCACAAGTTGTTCAAAGGTTTCTTCGAAGTCCTGGAGGCGTTAAGTGTAGAACAGTTAAATGAACCAACTAGGCAATGGCATTGCCCAGCATGCAAAAATGGACCTGGTGCAATTGACTGGTACAAAGGGCTACAACCTTTGATGACTCATGCCAAAACAAAGGGTTCTATAAAGGTCAAGCGTCACAGAGAATTGGCTAGTTTATTGGAAGAAGAGCTATCTCGCAGGGGAACTTCAGTGGTACCATCTGGCGAACAATTTAGGAAATGGAAAGGATTGCGGGAAAGCACTGATCGTGAGATTGTTTGGCCACCAATGGTGGTTGTTATGAACACTGTATTGGAACAAGATGAGGATGATAAG TGGAAAGGTATGGGGAACCAAGAGCTAATTGATTATTTCAGTGAATATGCTGCAAGCAAAGCACGCCATGCCTATGGTCCAAATGGGCACCGTGGCATGAGTGTGCTAATCTTTGACAGCTCGGCTGTGGGCTATATGGAAGCAGAACGTTTGCATGATCACTTTGTTCGTCAAAGAACAGACAGGAATACATGGAACAGTGCTCACAAGGTTACATTCTTACCTGGTGGGAAAAGGCAGCTGTATGGTTTCTTAGCTACAAAAGATGACATGGAGACATTCAATAGACATTGCCACG GAAAATCCCGTTTGAAATATGAGATGAGATCTTATAATGAGATGGTGGTTACCCAAATGAAGCAGATGAGCGAAGACAACCAGCAACTGAATTACCTGAAGAACAAAATGGTTAAGAAAGAGCAGCACTCTAAATTAGTAGAGGATACATTGAGTGTTGTTACCCAGAAACTTAGGGAGACAATGGAAGAGAATACTATTGTACGAAATAAAGCCAAAGAAAAGCACTTGGAGTATGAGAAAGAG ATGAAGTACCAGGAGGAATTTTTCCATGATCAAATCGAAAAAATTCACAAGGCCACAGAGGAGAAAGAAATCAAGTTTGAGAAGTTGCTGCAAGAGGAGCGAGCAAAGGCTAGACAAAGTGATGTTGACTCTGGAAGTACTGAAGATCGCAGGCAAAG GAAGGAAAAGATTCAGAACTTCATAGACTGCCAGGTGAAGGATGTTGAGGAATTTGAAGCCGAACGAGACAAACTGATCAAATTGCATGAAGAGAAGAAGGTGAAGCTCAAGAAGGAGTACCTGGCGAAGGAATTTGAGCTTGAGAAGGAGCTGGACACAGCCCTCACTTCCCTGATGGATAAACACAAGCCGGACATCTTCAAATCCTCCACCTCGCCTTCGACATGA
- the LOC4351721 gene encoding phosphoribosylamine--glycine ligase isoform X1, whose protein sequence is MACAASSVKGSLNVGGAKAFSNNLFRDYLKSSVSYPVSEISSPIRAQHVAYGSNLIVRGSKSRDFSSKLASTNGSSKISEERVTVLVIGGGGREHALCYALERSPSCDAVFCAPGNSGIAQSGDATCIPDLDISNSDAVISFCRNWGVGLVVVGPEAPLVAGLANELVKAGIPTFGPSSEAAALEGSKDFMKKLCDKYHIPTAKYQSFTDPSDAKKYVEEQGAPIVVKADGLAAGKGVVVAMTLEKAFEAIDSMLVEGSFGSAGSRVIVEEYLEGEEVSFFALVDGETALPLESAQDHKRVGDGDVGPNTGGMGAYSPAPIVTEKLKCKVMESIIVPTVKGMATEGCKFVGVLYAGIMIEKKSGLPKLIEYNVRFGDPECQVLMMRLQSDLAQVLLAACRGELGSVSLTWSPELATVVVMASEGYPGVYKKGTVIKNIDEAEQVSPAVKIFHAGTALDRDGNFVAAGGRVLGVTAKGKDIEEARAKAYDALDVVDWPEGFFRHDIGWRAQKYRRMVAH, encoded by the exons ATGGCATGTGCTGCTTCGAGTGTAAAAGGTTCTCTCAACGTTGGAGGAGCTAAGGCATTCAGCAATAATTTGTTTCGTGATTACTTGAAATCTTCGGTGTCTTATCCCGTTTCAGAGATTTCTTCTCCCATCAGAGCGCAACATGTAGCATATGGTTCGAATCTCATTGTTAGGGGTTCTAAGAGCAGGGACTTTAGCTCGAAGCTCGCATCGACAAACGGCAGCTCGAAGATTTCTG AAGAGAGGGTAACTGTATTGGTCATtggtggaggaggaagggagcatGCTCTTTGTTATGCCTTGGAGCGCTCTCCATCCTGTGATGCAGTCTTCTGTGCCCCTGGTAACTCTGGCATTGCTCAATCTGGAGATGCTACATGTATACCGGACCTGGACATATCGAACAGCGACGCGGTCATCTCGTTCTGTCGCAACTGGGGAGTCGGGTTGGTTGTAGTTGGGCCTGAAGCACCCCTTGTTGCTGGCCTTGCAAATGAGCTTGTCAAAGCTGGGATACCTACTTTTGGTCCTTCATCAGAGGCTGCAGCGTTAGAAGGGTCAAAAGACTTCATGAAGAAGTTGTGTGATAAGTACCACATTCCCACCGCAAAG TACCAATCTTTCACAGATCCTTCAGATGCTAAGAAATATGTTGAGGAGCAAGGAGCCCCTATTGTTGTTAAAGCCGATGGATTGGCAGCTGGGAAAGGTGTAGTTGTTGCTATGACTTTGGAAAAGGCATTTGAAGCAATAGACTCTATGCTGGTTGAAGGTTCATTCGGTTCTGCTGGGTCACGGGTAATAGTTGAAGAATATTTAGAGGGGGAGGAGGTTTCTTTCTTTGCTCTAGTGGATGGAGAAACTGCTTTGCCTCTTGAATCAGCCCAGGACCATAAAAGAGTTGGTGATGGCGATGTTGGTCCAAATACAGGTGGTATGGGTGCATACTCCCCTGCACCAATAGTGACGGAAAAACTCAAGTGCAAAGTGATGGAGAGCATCATTGTCCCGACTGTTAAAGGTATGGCAACTGAAGGATGCAAGTTCGTCGGTGTGTTGTATGCTGGGATCATGATTGAGAAGAAATCGGGACTGCCAAAGCTTATTGAATACAATGTGCGATTTGGTGATCCAGAATGTCAG GTTCTGATGATGCGGTTACAATCCGACCTCGCACAGGTCTTGCTTGCTGCATGTAGGGGAGAACTGGGGTCAGTCTCACTAACCTGGTCGCCTGAATTGGCAACTGTGGTTGTGATGGCAAGTGAAGGTTACCCTGGTGTTTACAAGAAGGGGACAGTAATAAAAAATATCGATGAAGCTGAGCAGGTCTCTCCTGCAGTTAAGATCTTTCATGCTGGAACTGCCCTAGATCGAGATGGAAACTTCGTCGCGGCAGGAGGCCGTGTTCTTGGTGTAACCGCGAAAGGTAAGGACATTGAGGAAGCAAGGGCAAAAGCATATGACGCTCTCGACGTTGTCGACTGGCCAGAAGGATTTTTCAGGCATGACATTGGTTGGAGAGCACAGAAATATCGGCGCATGGTTGCACACTGA